The genomic stretch ACAAGACTTAACAATGTTAAAGAAAGTATCAAAGATCTAAATAACCTTAAGATTTTAGTGGATGGTGATGATAAAGGGTATCTGCTACAGATCTTTACAAAGAATCTATGTGGACCGATCTTCTTTGAAGTTATTGATCGTAAAGGTCATGACGGATTTGGAGATGGAAACTTCCAAGCCTTGTTCGATGCCATCGAACAAGACCAACAATCACGAGGTGTTTTATAATTCCATCGCAGCTTACTCTTGAACAAGCAATGCAAAAGGCACTTGAAGAGGGGAGCAAGGGGTTTGGGTTTGTAACACCAAACCCTCAGGTGGGTTGCGTGGTTTTAAACGCAAAATACGAATTGATTGCAAGCGGTTGTCATGAAAAATACGGAGCAGCTCACGCCGAAGTCAACGCCATCAAAGATTTAACTCTAGAACAGCTCACGGGTGCACATGTGGTTGTTACGCTTGAGCCCTGTGCCCATGTTGGGAAAACTCCATCCTGTGCCCATGCTCTTGCAAAGCTTCCCATTGAGTCTGTGACCTATGGATTGAAAGATCCATTCCCGCTTGTAGCTGGAAAAGGTATCGAAGTTTTAGAAAAAGCAGGAAAGAAAGTAAATCATTTAAAAAGTATGGAAGAACCTTGCGAGGAACTTGCAGAAATCTTCCTATGGAATCAAAGACACAAAAAAGCTTTTGTAGCGCTCAAGATGGCCTCAAGCCTTGATGGACAAATTGCTCTCAAGAGCGGTGAGAGTCAGTGGATCACGGGAGAAAAATCAAGAAAGTATTCTCATTTTTTAAGAGCAGGCTACGACGCAATTCTTGTAGGCAGAAATACTCTTGTGGTGGATGATCCTATGCTCAACATCCGTCATCCTAACTTTCAAGGTAAGAAAAATAAAGTCGTAATCCTTGATCCTGAAGGAAAGCTTTTAAAGAACATCAGTCACTACAAAATTATGGAATATCACGATAAAGAAAATATCATTTTTGCTATACGAGATAATATTGTGGTGAGTACAGACTTTAAAATCTTGCCGACCAAGGTTTTGTTGTCGGGTGCCCTTGATCTTGATGACTTAACAAAAAAACTCTATGAAGAAAAAATTTGTTCTCTTTATGTAGAAGGTGGGGCCCAAACTTATAGTGAGTTCTTGTCTCAGCGTGCTTTCCAGAGATTTTACTTATTCCAAGCTCCAGTCATCATCGGAACCAAAAATGGAAGGTCTTGGAGCGAAACATTTGCCGTATCCAAACTCAAAGATAAGCTACACCTCAGAAATCTAAGAAGCCAAAAAATAGGTGATGATTTATTTATCACCGGAAGAGTGTAGACGGGCACCTTTTAGATTTCAAGTTTGGGTGAGAGTTTTAGTCCTTCGGCGATAAAATGACTTACTTCTTCGTTCTGTTTGCTCTTTTCCAAAAGAGCATCTTCAATTTCTGAAGTCCATGAAGGTTTAGAATTCAGTTGATGGCTCAGCTCTAGAATTTCTAATTTTAGAAGCCAATCCTTCTGATGATTCTTATTTAGCTCTGCAAGAATTTGGATGAGTTCTTTTTCGATATTGTTATTGGATTTAATATTTTTTCTTAAATCTCTTACTTTTTGGTAAAGGTTAAAAAGATTTTGTTGTTGGTCAGAATATTTTTTTGGAGGAATTTTCTTAGCTGAGAAATCTTCGAATTCTCCGTAAGCCTCTTTGTCGGCAGCTCCGCTAAATACCGAAACTACTTTTTCACCCAAAACTAAGTCGTACTCGCCCCATGAAGGATCAAAAAGAGTTTTTCCCTGGTAAGTGACTTTACAATCTTTGTAGATCTGAATGAGCACTTTGGAATCTTTTTTTATTTCGCTGACTAGGATGCCGTTAAGTTCAACGCCAGATTCCCAAAGGATTTTGGTCTGATTATTTTTTTCTGTAGTCTTTGATTTGATTTTACCTACCGGGCAACCAAAGCCGTCTTTGTGCCTTGTGATCCCTTGGTTTTCTAATTCTTTTTCTTGATAAGAAATCTGACAAGGACCGGTGAATTGTAGATAAGCAGCATGGTCTCCATTCTTATGAATTTCTGTAAGTCGTCCAGAAACTTGTGCTCCAACTTCAGAATCCTTGAGACCGAATTCTACAGTGTTTGTGGTCTCAGCATTTTTTGCGATCTCAAGTCCGTAGAGTCCGCCGCGTTTGTAAGCCATGGTCTTTGAAAACTCTTCCAGCACTCGAGATAAAGTTTTAAAACTATCTGCCACAAAGAGTT from Bdellovibrionota bacterium encodes the following:
- the ribD gene encoding bifunctional diaminohydroxyphosphoribosylaminopyrimidine deaminase/5-amino-6-(5-phosphoribosylamino)uracil reductase RibD, coding for MQKALEEGSKGFGFVTPNPQVGCVVLNAKYELIASGCHEKYGAAHAEVNAIKDLTLEQLTGAHVVVTLEPCAHVGKTPSCAHALAKLPIESVTYGLKDPFPLVAGKGIEVLEKAGKKVNHLKSMEEPCEELAEIFLWNQRHKKAFVALKMASSLDGQIALKSGESQWITGEKSRKYSHFLRAGYDAILVGRNTLVVDDPMLNIRHPNFQGKKNKVVILDPEGKLLKNISHYKIMEYHDKENIIFAIRDNIVVSTDFKILPTKVLLSGALDLDDLTKKLYEEKICSLYVEGGAQTYSEFLSQRAFQRFYLFQAPVIIGTKNGRSWSETFAVSKLKDKLHLRNLRSQKIGDDLFITGRV
- a CDS encoding aromatic amino acid hydroxylase; this encodes MKTEIPFHLKKYIVEQEPAKYTPIDQAVWRFVLRQLKNYLSKNAHESYLDGMKATGISVEEIPSIESISAQLAKYGWKAAPVSGFIPPATFLELQALKILPIASDMRTIEHLTYTPAPDIVHEAAGHAPMVAHPEFRKYLEEYAQVARKAIINRKDLDLYEAIRDLSDIKEHPNATETEKKSAQEKLDSISHNMGEPSEASLLARMAWWTTEYGLIGHDNPKIYGAGLLSSAGEGKSALSTQTKKIPFSMDCILYSYDITEKQPQLFVADSFKTLSRVLEEFSKTMAYKRGGLYGLEIAKNAETTNTVEFGLKDSEVGAQVSGRLTEIHKNGDHAAYLQFTGPCQISYQEKELENQGITRHKDGFGCPVGKIKSKTTEKNNQTKILWESGVELNGILVSEIKKDSKVLIQIYKDCKVTYQGKTLFDPSWGEYDLVLGEKVVSVFSGAADKEAYGEFEDFSAKKIPPKKYSDQQQNLFNLYQKVRDLRKNIKSNNNIEKELIQILAELNKNHQKDWLLKLEILELSHQLNSKPSWTSEIEDALLEKSKQNEEVSHFIAEGLKLSPKLEI